A genomic window from Oceanibaculum nanhaiense includes:
- a CDS encoding ABC transporter permease encodes MVIFLAKRLAFMIVTMLVVSILLFLLLEVNGEAVAVKVLGPYTSIEQRNIWLENNGYFRPLYVRYFDWLFSIASGDFGQSIRFKVPVSDVLWDRLGNTAILGAATYAIMVPTSLALGVLAGMKEGSALDRVISLTSIGTTSVPEFASAVLLAFIFVFTLGWLPGTSAMSGGFDPVQLILPVSVLFLYGFGYLVRMTRASMAEVMQTPYIRTAVLKGLPYHQVILRHALRNALIAPFTVIMLQINWLLSGVIVVEFFFAYKGFGALLLEASLNQDIYMIQACAMVAVFVAVTTQTIADIGYTYLNPRIRFA; translated from the coding sequence ATGGTGATTTTTCTGGCCAAGCGATTGGCCTTCATGATCGTCACCATGCTGGTGGTGTCGATCCTGCTGTTCCTCCTGCTGGAGGTGAATGGCGAGGCGGTGGCAGTCAAGGTTCTGGGCCCCTACACCTCCATCGAACAGCGCAATATCTGGCTGGAAAACAACGGTTATTTCCGGCCGCTCTATGTGCGCTACTTCGACTGGCTGTTCAGCATCGCCAGTGGCGATTTCGGCCAGTCCATCCGCTTCAAGGTGCCGGTTTCCGACGTTCTGTGGGACCGGCTGGGCAACACTGCGATTCTGGGGGCGGCGACCTACGCCATCATGGTGCCGACCTCGCTGGCGCTGGGCGTGCTGGCCGGCATGAAGGAGGGCTCGGCCCTCGACCGGGTGATCTCGCTGACCTCCATCGGCACCACCTCGGTGCCGGAATTCGCCAGCGCCGTGCTGCTGGCCTTCATCTTCGTCTTTACGCTGGGCTGGCTGCCCGGCACCAGCGCGATGAGCGGCGGCTTCGATCCGGTGCAGCTGATCCTGCCGGTTTCGGTGCTGTTCCTGTACGGCTTCGGCTATCTGGTGCGGATGACCCGCGCCTCGATGGCCGAGGTGATGCAGACGCCCTATATCCGCACCGCGGTGCTGAAGGGGCTGCCCTACCATCAGGTGATCCTGCGCCATGCGCTGCGCAACGCGCTGATCGCGCCCTTCACCGTCATCATGCTGCAGATCAACTGGCTGCTGTCGGGCGTCATCGTGGTGGAGTTCTTCTTTGCCTATAAGGGCTTCGGCGCGCTGCTGCTGGAGGCTTCGCTCAACCAGGACATCTATATGATCCAGGCCTGCGCCATGGTGGCCGTGTTCGTCGCGGTGACGACGCAGACCATCGCCGATATCGGCTATACCTATCTCAATCCCCGCATCCGGTTCGCGTGA